One part of the Novipirellula aureliae genome encodes these proteins:
- a CDS encoding serpin family protein: MRAWTICILFTVFCFGCNQSEEARKKEAEAKEAEAHLKWIELALQNYHSNPDDRPPLNIVADLSEIADGSNQFALDLYQQLQTKEGNLFFSPSSISTALAMTYAGAAGETEAEMANTLHIQMPNERLHEGMKTLQDFWRSPDPSKGIKLNLANRLWGKESFEFQPDFLRVTRDQYDAELAQLNFAQRENARQTINDWVEDQTENKITDLIPKGAITSDTRLVLTNAVYFYGTWRDPFKERLTKVEDFHLTATDTIKAPLMHRVDEFQYGDVDDIQILELPYGDGSLSMVVLLPKEVDGLADLEAKLSSPNLQRWMASVRDEDEVRVFLPKFKTTSQFEMSSTLETMGMKSAFDPDAADFSGMTGGRDLFISAVIHKAFVDVNEQGTEAAAATGIVMKLAAAMEEEPKQPPVFRADHPFVFMIRDNRTQAIMFLGRVSNPLE; encoded by the coding sequence ATGCGTGCGTGGACAATCTGCATTTTGTTTACTGTGTTTTGCTTTGGCTGCAATCAATCTGAAGAAGCTCGTAAGAAAGAAGCGGAGGCGAAAGAAGCCGAAGCACATCTAAAGTGGATCGAACTTGCCTTGCAAAACTACCATTCAAACCCTGATGATCGCCCACCGTTGAACATCGTGGCTGACCTGTCAGAGATTGCAGACGGTAGCAACCAATTCGCCTTGGACTTGTACCAACAATTGCAAACCAAGGAAGGTAATCTCTTCTTTTCTCCCAGCAGCATATCGACCGCCCTAGCGATGACCTACGCCGGTGCCGCTGGCGAGACGGAGGCTGAAATGGCGAATACGCTGCACATCCAAATGCCCAATGAACGACTGCATGAGGGGATGAAGACGTTGCAAGATTTTTGGAGGTCACCCGACCCTAGCAAAGGAATAAAGCTGAATTTGGCGAATCGCTTGTGGGGCAAGGAAAGCTTCGAATTTCAGCCCGATTTCTTGAGAGTTACTCGTGATCAATACGATGCGGAACTTGCTCAATTGAATTTCGCCCAACGTGAGAACGCTCGTCAAACGATCAACGACTGGGTTGAAGACCAAACCGAGAACAAGATCACGGATCTCATACCAAAAGGTGCAATCACTTCGGACACCAGACTCGTTCTGACGAACGCCGTTTACTTCTACGGCACTTGGAGAGATCCGTTTAAGGAAAGACTCACTAAAGTTGAAGACTTTCACCTCACGGCGACGGACACGATCAAAGCCCCGTTGATGCACCGTGTAGATGAGTTCCAATATGGCGATGTCGATGACATTCAAATCCTCGAATTGCCTTATGGTGATGGCAGCCTGTCGATGGTCGTGTTGCTTCCAAAGGAAGTCGATGGTCTTGCCGACCTTGAAGCGAAACTGAGTTCCCCCAATTTGCAGCGGTGGATGGCGAGTGTCAGGGATGAAGACGAAGTGCGAGTTTTTTTGCCAAAGTTCAAAACAACATCTCAATTCGAAATGAGCAGCACGCTTGAGACCATGGGGATGAAGTCAGCATTTGATCCAGACGCCGCCGACTTCTCTGGCATGACCGGTGGAAGGGATCTGTTTATTTCAGCAGTGATTCACAAAGCCTTTGTTGACGTGAATGAGCAAGGGACCGAGGCGGCTGCGGCGACTGGAATTGTGATGAAACTGGCAGCTGCAATGGAAGAAGAACCGAAACAACCACCCGTGTTCCGAGCGGATCATCCGTTTGTCTTCATGATTCGTGACAACCGGACGCAGGCGATTATGTTTCTAGGAAGAGTATCCAATCCGCTAGAGTAG
- a CDS encoding DUF4917 family protein, whose product MNLDLLSYDQVLTELGPSRAHLLLGNGFSVACESCFAYGSLFEHAKANGLPDSCLSVFDRLGTNNFEGVMRLLEDADWVAQHYGLIDGATPSAMLTDLDAVKKALVDAIAKTHPDHAHDISGKKKDTCVQFLGPYHNIFCTNYDLLLYWVEMHGHDRLGGRDGFDYDIDDPDAPYVVFSEHVGGDKGIFFIHGALHLYSVGGQVRKHSWVRTGKHLLEGIREALDVGQYPLFVAEGTAEKKLIQIQNSGYLSYCLGKLERIENCLVTLGLSFGESDQHIANVLAQNRKLKRAYIGLFGDPESPSNLDTRKHVAAMLEKRKTLLEAKRVRNELEIKYYDVSTAVVWDAPDGSGKSLTF is encoded by the coding sequence ATGAACTTGGACTTACTTTCCTACGATCAGGTTTTGACCGAACTAGGTCCTAGCCGGGCTCACCTTCTGTTGGGGAATGGATTCAGTGTGGCCTGCGAGTCATGCTTCGCCTACGGCAGCCTGTTTGAACATGCCAAGGCAAACGGCCTTCCAGATTCTTGCCTGTCGGTTTTCGACAGGCTGGGGACGAACAACTTTGAGGGCGTGATGCGACTTCTGGAAGACGCAGATTGGGTCGCTCAACACTATGGACTGATCGATGGAGCTACGCCGAGTGCGATGCTCACGGACTTGGACGCAGTAAAGAAAGCATTGGTAGATGCAATTGCCAAGACTCACCCTGACCATGCGCATGATATTTCTGGGAAGAAAAAGGACACATGCGTTCAGTTCTTGGGACCATACCACAACATTTTTTGCACCAACTATGACCTGCTGCTTTATTGGGTCGAAATGCACGGCCATGATCGGCTCGGAGGACGAGACGGCTTCGATTACGACATAGATGACCCTGATGCTCCATACGTCGTGTTCAGCGAACATGTTGGCGGTGACAAAGGGATATTTTTCATCCACGGAGCATTGCACCTTTATTCAGTGGGCGGGCAAGTGAGAAAGCATAGCTGGGTTAGAACCGGCAAGCACTTACTTGAAGGAATTCGAGAAGCACTTGATGTGGGCCAGTACCCTTTGTTCGTGGCTGAAGGAACTGCTGAGAAAAAGCTGATACAGATTCAGAACAGCGGTTATTTGTCGTACTGCTTGGGGAAGCTTGAACGAATTGAAAATTGTCTCGTCACACTTGGCCTATCTTTCGGGGAGAGTGATCAACACATCGCAAATGTCCTTGCTCAAAATCGCAAACTGAAAAGAGCTTACATTGGGCTTTTTGGTGATCCCGAAAGTCCAAGCAACCTTGACACTCGAAAGCACGTTGCGGCAATGCTCGAAAAACGAAAGACGCTGTTAGAAGCCAAACGTGTGCGAAACGAACTTGAGATTAAATACTACGACGTATCTACGGCAGTCGTGTGGGATGCCCCAGACGGGTCAGGAAAGAGCCTGACGTTTTGA
- a CDS encoding DinB family protein: MEIERAIEESLDGPKRLQAAIAGMSKEQLDAKPIAGKWSTREVVCHIADFEPVYGDRMKRVPTSIKQLDGKPLLLMSSSESPNGITSSWLE; encoded by the coding sequence ATGGAAATCGAACGAGCAATTGAAGAGTCTTTGGATGGTCCCAAACGGTTACAGGCTGCCATTGCCGGAATGAGCAAAGAGCAACTCGATGCAAAGCCAATTGCGGGCAAGTGGTCAACTCGTGAAGTCGTTTGCCACATCGCCGACTTTGAACCGGTTTACGGAGATCGGATGAAACGAGTACCCACTTCCATTAAACAACTGGACGGCAAGCCGCTATTGTTGATGAGTTCCTCGGAGTCGCCAAACGGGATCACATCGTCTTGGCTTGAATGA
- the brxD gene encoding BREX system ATP-binding protein BrxD: protein MEVSPEKRREIISALRKGTVPQRGLDFLAVGLSPFEETIKSELNDVAEGGAIFKAVRGEYGCGKTFFGRWVQEQAKLNGFATAEVQISETETPLHKLETVYRRAMEQLSTADCFLGAFRSVIDGWFYGLEEDVLAEGTIDPNDVETLAEKSDELLEQRLVEITRATPQFSAALRSYRAAQRANDHATAEGLAGWLAGQPHISASVKRTAGVKGDVDHFAALSFLRGLLLILKDSGYSGLVLVLDEIETIQRVRSSL from the coding sequence ATGGAAGTTAGCCCCGAAAAACGACGAGAGATCATTTCCGCTCTGAGGAAGGGTACGGTTCCACAGCGTGGACTGGACTTTCTGGCAGTCGGCCTAAGTCCATTTGAGGAGACCATTAAGTCTGAACTCAACGACGTGGCTGAGGGCGGGGCAATCTTCAAAGCGGTTCGTGGCGAGTACGGTTGCGGCAAAACATTCTTTGGGCGTTGGGTTCAGGAACAAGCAAAGCTGAACGGTTTCGCCACCGCCGAGGTGCAAATCAGCGAAACAGAAACGCCGTTACACAAACTGGAGACTGTTTATCGCCGAGCCATGGAACAACTTTCGACGGCGGACTGCTTCTTGGGAGCCTTCCGCTCGGTCATCGATGGTTGGTTCTACGGGCTGGAAGAAGACGTTCTGGCCGAAGGGACAATTGATCCCAATGATGTCGAAACGCTCGCCGAGAAGTCGGACGAGTTGCTTGAACAACGACTCGTTGAAATCACACGAGCGACTCCTCAGTTTTCCGCTGCACTACGATCCTATCGAGCCGCTCAGCGTGCCAATGATCACGCCACGGCAGAAGGACTAGCGGGATGGCTGGCAGGACAGCCGCATATCTCTGCTTCGGTCAAGCGAACAGCGGGAGTCAAAGGGGACGTAGATCACTTCGCAGCGTTGAGTTTCCTTCGTGGGTTGCTGCTGATCTTGAAGGACTCCGGGTATTCCGGGTTGGTGTTGGTGCTGGATGAGATCGAGACGATTCAACGTGTTCGGTCTTCCCTGTGA
- a CDS encoding preprotein translocase subunit SecA — MGLFDALFGSKKPTNVEVTPDRIWMTTDAKFTGLQKEAVERSESETVAILLVAHFPDVLARLNEFANNWKSDVPLKAVLASSLNADLAASLGFDESAIIDVIVGERHPLPSVDDRLEQFADELPCRCRFSHHISLDDPIMEIFAGDSVKNILSKLGMAENEAIESKMVSRRIRQAQQKIEGKSTGSSDAVSAAQWLKKNCPELQQRT; from the coding sequence ATGGGGTTATTCGATGCTCTGTTCGGCAGTAAGAAACCAACAAACGTCGAGGTCACGCCTGATCGGATCTGGATGACCACGGATGCCAAGTTCACCGGCTTGCAAAAGGAGGCAGTGGAACGCTCAGAATCCGAAACTGTCGCCATTCTACTTGTTGCACATTTCCCAGATGTGTTGGCACGTCTCAACGAGTTCGCCAACAATTGGAAATCGGACGTGCCGTTGAAAGCGGTGCTTGCAAGTAGTCTAAATGCCGATCTCGCTGCCAGCCTAGGTTTCGATGAGTCGGCAATCATCGACGTTATCGTTGGCGAACGACACCCATTGCCTTCTGTTGATGATCGTCTCGAACAGTTCGCCGATGAGCTACCGTGCCGATGTCGGTTTTCTCATCACATCTCGCTGGATGATCCGATAATGGAGATTTTCGCTGGTGATAGCGTCAAGAATATCCTCAGCAAACTTGGTATGGCAGAGAACGAAGCCATCGAGAGCAAGATGGTGTCTCGTCGCATCAGGCAGGCACAACAGAAAATTGAAGGAAAGTCAACCGGAAGTTCCGATGCTGTGTCCGCAGCCCAATGGCTAAAGAAAAACTGCCCTGAATTGCAACAACGCACCTAG
- a CDS encoding class I SAM-dependent methyltransferase, with amino-acid sequence MDKPYWAKYRQEQLASVDGEILEIGVGTGLNLKYYPEHIRRIVTVDPNLGMNKQFRRRIDQSGMEVDMRVISSELLPFDDGSFDCVVTTLTLCSIPDVKQAMAELFRVLKPGGRILFLEHGISPDQKVSRWQRRLNGLQRFFGDGCTLTLDVPELFSTQPFTSVEIDSFYMAQTPKIHGFMYRGVATK; translated from the coding sequence ATGGACAAGCCCTACTGGGCGAAATATCGACAAGAGCAACTTGCCAGTGTTGACGGTGAGATTCTGGAGATCGGGGTGGGGACGGGATTGAACCTGAAGTATTACCCTGAGCATATCCGCCGAATCGTTACCGTCGATCCCAATCTGGGGATGAACAAACAATTCCGACGTCGCATCGACCAAAGCGGTATGGAAGTGGATATGCGAGTCATCAGCAGTGAGCTGCTTCCGTTCGACGACGGTTCGTTTGATTGTGTCGTCACCACGCTCACGTTGTGCAGTATCCCTGATGTGAAGCAAGCAATGGCCGAATTGTTTCGAGTGCTGAAACCTGGTGGTCGCATCCTATTCTTGGAACATGGCATCAGCCCCGACCAAAAGGTATCACGATGGCAAAGACGGCTGAATGGACTTCAGCGATTTTTCGGCGATGGTTGCACGTTGACGCTCGATGTGCCTGAACTGTTCTCGACTCAACCATTTACGTCCGTCGAGATCGACAGTTTCTATATGGCCCAAACGCCAAAGATCCATGGGTTTATGTACCGTGGAGTGGCGACAAAGTAA
- a CDS encoding DUF6508 domain-containing protein, whose protein sequence is MTPVTSEQIDAILPCLERFEADGFVAGEWKGGPGQFPWFQFADVVNEFYQALYRQNWVSPEFDWTEWQESAVQFVDEPSIIDTADAQTIRKLFTTHVRKDRFCEGHLADMFENGHVVLLLRRLKTIRTEIEGV, encoded by the coding sequence ATGACACCAGTAACATCCGAACAAATCGACGCCATTCTCCCATGCCTTGAACGGTTTGAAGCCGATGGATTTGTTGCTGGCGAATGGAAAGGTGGACCTGGGCAGTTTCCGTGGTTTCAGTTTGCTGATGTGGTCAATGAGTTTTATCAAGCACTTTATCGTCAGAACTGGGTTTCGCCCGAGTTCGACTGGACCGAATGGCAAGAGTCGGCTGTGCAGTTCGTGGATGAACCATCAATAATCGACACAGCGGATGCTCAGACAATCCGAAAGCTATTTACGACTCACGTTCGCAAAGATCGTTTCTGTGAGGGCCATCTTGCTGACATGTTTGAGAATGGGCATGTCGTGTTGCTCTTGCGACGTTTGAAGACGATCCGAACCGAAATCGAGGGAGTTTGA
- a CDS encoding DUF1580 domain-containing protein: MAIDVFNEEVVSLSEATKRLPKVRNGKKLHLSTLFRWAQAGKIANDGMRVRLETIQVGGTKCTSLEAMQRFFDRLTGKVEVVTPPSITHREQRRRHERAMKELEEMGI; encoded by the coding sequence ATGGCTATTGATGTATTCAATGAAGAAGTTGTTTCCCTTTCCGAAGCCACAAAGCGCCTGCCGAAAGTCAGGAACGGCAAGAAGCTGCATCTATCGACGCTGTTTCGCTGGGCTCAAGCAGGCAAGATCGCCAACGATGGAATGAGAGTTCGCCTCGAAACCATCCAAGTCGGCGGAACCAAATGCACGAGCCTTGAAGCGATGCAAAGGTTCTTCGACAGACTGACCGGGAAAGTTGAAGTTGTCACGCCGCCATCCATCACACATCGTGAACAGCGGCGCAGGCACGAGCGGGCGATGAAGGAATTGGAGGAGATGGGTATTTAG
- a CDS encoding DUF6868 family protein: MTDQTKDLLTTLSSILLRCWILGLVLLFVGFGTTQLMGEFMFKLHGPITGLSKHELELIFYCGMGLLKLGIFIFFLIPWISIKLVLRKIQ; the protein is encoded by the coding sequence ATGACCGATCAAACCAAAGACTTGTTGACTACGCTTTCAAGCATACTGCTGCGATGCTGGATACTTGGTCTTGTCCTACTCTTCGTTGGGTTCGGTACAACCCAATTGATGGGCGAGTTCATGTTCAAGCTTCATGGTCCAATCACCGGGCTGAGCAAACACGAACTTGAATTGATCTTCTACTGTGGAATGGGATTGTTGAAGCTTGGCATCTTCATCTTTTTTCTAATCCCATGGATCTCGATCAAGCTCGTTTTGCGAAAGATCCAGTAG
- the tsaA gene encoding tRNA (N6-threonylcarbamoyladenosine(37)-N6)-methyltransferase TrmO, producing MKPFNLILAVSIAALAFTSSKTIAEEPPEMPSPSFAVHPIGHFKNTDGQTRIVIDKKFQAGLLGLDGYSHIQVFWWFSNNDTPEKRAILQVHPRGNKDNPLTGVFATRSPFRPNLIALTLCKIVSIKDNVIEIEKTDAFDGTPILDIKPFVPGYDSVEDAKVAERLGKTGG from the coding sequence ATGAAACCGTTCAATTTGATCCTTGCTGTTTCAATTGCTGCCTTAGCATTTACTTCTTCAAAGACTATCGCAGAGGAACCGCCAGAGATGCCTTCACCATCGTTCGCTGTTCACCCCATTGGGCATTTCAAGAACACTGACGGCCAGACCCGAATCGTCATTGATAAGAAGTTCCAAGCTGGTTTGCTGGGACTCGACGGCTATTCCCATATCCAAGTTTTCTGGTGGTTCAGCAACAATGATACCCCCGAGAAAAGAGCGATCCTCCAAGTTCATCCGAGAGGCAACAAAGACAATCCGCTAACCGGTGTGTTTGCAACTCGATCCCCATTTCGACCGAATCTCATCGCTCTGACGCTCTGTAAAATCGTGTCGATTAAGGACAATGTCATCGAGATCGAGAAAACCGATGCCTTTGATGGCACACCCATTCTCGACATCAAACCTTTCGTTCCCGGCTATGATTCGGTGGAAGACGCCAAGGTCGCCGAGCGGCTGGGGAAGACCGGAGGTTAA
- a CDS encoding lipase family protein → MTTILLVIAAICFFAGAIICYLASGHEHWKSAFVFWGLAFLAFAGGTYLTGHAPYIAILSVGLLVLLLVVNFFWTLPKRARSTGLSIGVLTLAGAFLVAFLGIYARPSKVETDIEDRTDWEPTPVVERTPQELLALDWSTTDESSDWPVANLTLQLSDIAYKSPVDARKLISELGFPESESINAGAMQGYVIDAGDDAIVALRGTESHEYDLLQDLRFLKVRTEQGSMHGGFVNGYDPMHDQVLQLLEQYKSKRVWITGHSLGGGLAVVCAYRLSENDEYPIAGVMTFGQPKAVRADIAEFLRKKLDDKYVFFVNQMDPITRLISPYQHFGHMVWWNGTEIERSKRLLMYGGNGQTETKIDPSESGYIDPMSDEELDKLIQDLEQAGRPAYDQDGNLVVQGIFIQGQDHFLDSYREMVEQLRTHRFKSD, encoded by the coding sequence ATGACGACGATATTGTTGGTAATAGCAGCTATCTGCTTTTTTGCGGGAGCCATCATTTGCTACCTGGCGTCTGGTCATGAACACTGGAAGTCGGCTTTCGTTTTTTGGGGCTTGGCGTTCTTGGCTTTCGCCGGTGGAACCTACCTCACCGGACATGCTCCATATATTGCGATTCTCAGCGTTGGGTTGCTAGTTCTTTTATTGGTCGTGAACTTCTTCTGGACTCTGCCCAAACGTGCCCGATCAACCGGATTGAGCATCGGTGTCTTAACCCTCGCTGGGGCATTTCTCGTCGCATTTCTTGGGATTTATGCACGCCCATCGAAAGTCGAGACCGACATCGAGGATCGGACGGATTGGGAACCAACTCCAGTCGTCGAGCGAACGCCCCAAGAGTTGTTAGCGCTCGACTGGTCAACGACAGACGAAAGCAGTGATTGGCCGGTGGCAAATCTAACGCTTCAACTAAGCGACATTGCATACAAGTCTCCGGTTGACGCTCGCAAATTGATCAGTGAACTTGGATTCCCGGAATCAGAGTCGATCAATGCTGGGGCAATGCAGGGTTATGTCATTGACGCCGGTGACGATGCAATTGTCGCACTCCGGGGAACCGAAAGTCACGAGTACGATCTATTGCAAGACCTCCGATTCTTAAAGGTCAGAACAGAACAGGGCTCAATGCACGGCGGCTTCGTCAATGGTTACGATCCCATGCACGACCAAGTGTTACAACTTTTGGAACAATACAAGTCAAAGCGAGTTTGGATTACGGGCCACAGCCTCGGTGGAGGATTGGCGGTAGTTTGTGCTTACCGGCTTTCTGAAAACGATGAGTACCCGATTGCTGGAGTCATGACTTTTGGCCAACCCAAGGCTGTGCGTGCGGACATTGCGGAATTCCTCAGGAAGAAGCTCGATGACAAGTATGTATTCTTTGTCAATCAGATGGACCCGATCACAAGGTTGATCAGTCCATACCAGCACTTCGGACACATGGTTTGGTGGAATGGAACTGAGATCGAGCGATCCAAGCGGTTGCTCATGTACGGTGGCAACGGGCAAACCGAAACTAAAATCGATCCTTCCGAAAGTGGTTACATCGATCCCATGTCGGACGAAGAACTCGACAAGTTGATTCAGGACTTGGAGCAAGCAGGGCGACCAGCATACGACCAAGATGGCAATCTCGTCGTACAAGGAATATTCATTCAAGGGCAGGATCACTTTCTCGATTCATACCGAGAAATGGTTGAGCAACTAAGAACTCATCGATTCAAGTCAGATTAG
- a CDS encoding DUF1580 domain-containing protein: MADLNILTEDVISLSEVRKCLPKVGGQKRPHISTIWRWTLRGVGGVKLETVKIGSRILTSKQAVTRFISATTENRR; encoded by the coding sequence ATGGCAGATTTGAACATTCTTACAGAGGATGTCATTTCCTTATCCGAAGTGCGGAAGTGCTTGCCAAAGGTCGGAGGTCAGAAGCGTCCACACATCAGCACCATTTGGCGCTGGACGCTCCGTGGTGTCGGTGGTGTGAAGCTAGAGACTGTGAAAATTGGTTCTCGCATTCTAACGAGTAAGCAAGCCGTAACACGTTTCATTTCAGCGACTACCGAGAATCGCCGGTAG
- a CDS encoding helix-turn-helix domain-containing protein produces the protein MKEPSSDEAKRISDAAEYLGVSPNTLRNWERAGKIVAHRHPVNDYRLFRREELDALLTQVQKPRPTKKR, from the coding sequence ATGAAGGAACCGTCAAGTGACGAAGCTAAGCGAATCTCTGATGCGGCAGAGTATTTGGGCGTCTCTCCGAACACACTCCGCAACTGGGAGAGAGCCGGAAAGATCGTGGCACATCGGCATCCGGTCAATGATTACCGATTGTTTAGGCGGGAAGAACTTGATGCCCTTTTGACGCAAGTACAGAAACCTCGACCAACAAAGAAACGCTGA
- a CDS encoding helicase-related protein, which produces MSQMLDESWEGISVLYVSPIKALLNNQEQRLHKYMQLVGRRAALWHGDTPQGERKRILSEPPDLLLTTPESLEVMLVSSKIDHHRFFKNIKVVVIDEVHAFAGDDRGWHLLSVFTRIAKLAKHDLQRIGLSATVGNPDEMLSWLSSGSQRPQKVVWPRGSSDEQPDVQLDFVGSLSNAARVISLLHQGEKRLVFCDSRSRVEQLAVSLRSYGVDTFVSHSSVGLDERRQAEEAFAQRQNCVIVATSSLELGLDVGDLDRVIQIDAPGSVSSFLQRMGRTGRRSNTTRNCLFLATNDEGLLRAAALIELWRREYVEPVQAPPCPYHILAQQLMALILQERGVGRSQWFSWVADVPAFSQMPVERVEALLEYMIAKLILWDDNGIISFAPAGESIFGRQNFMDLLSVFTSPPLFRVMSGQKELGFVHESTFFKKDDDDGPPILALAGRSWKTKHLDWKRKIAHVEPTDQRGKSRWLGEGQMLSQAVCQRIRRILSSDDNDPSWSNRTATQFAEIREEFPSISAESTSVVLQPNGELRWWTFAGGIANTLLADALKPHCDVKGDNLSLIFPKATSLNEIAALIDEIEPDNVTPIPNIQAMENLKFSECLSDERSAEVFTSRFNDRKAVEQALQELRRVIVQG; this is translated from the coding sequence ATGTCACAAATGTTGGATGAGTCTTGGGAAGGAATTTCGGTTCTCTACGTCAGCCCAATCAAGGCGTTGCTGAACAATCAAGAACAGCGACTTCACAAATACATGCAGTTGGTCGGACGCCGAGCCGCCTTGTGGCATGGCGACACTCCACAAGGTGAGCGAAAGCGAATACTGTCCGAACCACCGGACCTGTTGCTTACCACACCGGAATCTCTGGAGGTCATGCTGGTTTCGTCCAAGATCGACCACCACCGCTTCTTCAAGAACATCAAGGTGGTGGTCATCGATGAGGTTCACGCATTCGCTGGTGACGACCGAGGCTGGCACTTGCTATCGGTGTTTACCCGAATCGCCAAGCTTGCCAAACACGATCTTCAAAGGATCGGATTGTCTGCAACGGTGGGCAATCCCGATGAGATGTTGTCTTGGCTGTCTTCCGGGTCGCAGCGCCCACAAAAGGTTGTCTGGCCGAGAGGTAGCAGTGATGAGCAACCTGATGTTCAACTGGACTTCGTCGGTTCGCTGAGTAACGCCGCCAGAGTGATCAGCCTGTTGCATCAAGGCGAGAAGCGTCTCGTGTTCTGTGACAGCCGATCACGGGTGGAGCAGTTGGCCGTTTCCCTTCGCAGCTATGGGGTAGACACGTTTGTCTCACATAGTTCGGTTGGATTGGATGAGCGGCGGCAGGCAGAAGAAGCTTTTGCTCAACGCCAAAATTGCGTGATCGTGGCGACCAGTTCATTGGAACTTGGTCTCGATGTCGGAGACCTCGACCGAGTGATCCAAATCGATGCCCCCGGAAGCGTGTCCTCGTTTCTACAAAGAATGGGACGCACTGGCCGAAGATCAAATACGACTCGCAACTGTTTGTTCTTGGCGACGAATGACGAAGGACTTCTTCGTGCAGCGGCGTTAATTGAACTTTGGCGACGAGAGTATGTCGAGCCGGTCCAAGCTCCACCGTGCCCGTATCATATTTTGGCCCAACAACTGATGGCGTTAATCCTTCAGGAACGTGGAGTTGGAAGGTCGCAGTGGTTTTCTTGGGTCGCAGATGTTCCCGCATTTAGCCAGATGCCAGTGGAGAGAGTCGAAGCACTGCTCGAATACATGATCGCCAAGCTCATCCTGTGGGACGACAACGGAATCATCTCCTTTGCACCAGCAGGTGAGTCGATCTTTGGTCGCCAGAACTTCATGGACCTGCTTTCCGTGTTCACATCACCGCCGCTGTTTCGAGTGATGTCGGGACAAAAGGAACTCGGATTCGTCCACGAGTCCACTTTCTTTAAGAAGGACGACGATGACGGCCCACCGATACTCGCACTCGCTGGCCGCAGTTGGAAGACAAAGCACTTGGACTGGAAACGAAAAATCGCTCACGTCGAACCGACCGACCAGAGAGGCAAATCACGTTGGCTAGGAGAAGGTCAGATGCTCAGCCAAGCAGTATGCCAGAGAATCCGACGAATCCTCAGCAGTGACGACAACGATCCGTCATGGTCAAACCGAACCGCCACACAGTTTGCCGAGATCCGAGAAGAGTTTCCTTCGATATCGGCGGAATCAACTTCCGTCGTCCTCCAGCCCAATGGCGAACTCCGCTGGTGGACCTTCGCTGGTGGCATCGCCAACACGCTGCTCGCTGACGCACTGAAACCGCACTGTGATGTAAAGGGAGACAACCTCTCGCTGATATTCCCCAAAGCAACATCACTCAACGAGATCGCCGCCCTGATCGACGAAATCGAACCGGACAACGTAACACCAATCCCCAACATCCAAGCCATGGAGAACCTGAAGTTCTCCGAATGCCTTTCCGACGAACGCTCAGCCGAAGTTTTTACGTCGAGGTTCAATGACCGGAAGGCAGTTGAACAAGCATTGCAAGAACTAAGGCGAGTGATTGTTCAGGGCTAA